In Phyllobacterium zundukense, the following are encoded in one genomic region:
- a CDS encoding ATP-binding cassette domain-containing protein, whose amino-acid sequence MTETVDRKTPAGEMVLSLRGISKSFGAVSALTDIDLDVHAGEVVALVGDNGAGKSTLVKTLAGVHQPTAGTITFRGQPVTMTDPSAALNLGIATVFQDLALCENLDVVANIFLGRELKPMQLDETAMEVRSWTLLNELSARIPSVRIPIASLSGGQRQTVAIARSLLLEPKLILLDEPTAALGVAQTAEVLNLIERVRDRGLGVIMISHNMEDVRAVADRIVVLRLGRNNGVFYPDATNQELVGAITGAVDNSVTRREERRHAEQQLSEGGQP is encoded by the coding sequence ATGACCGAAACCGTCGACCGAAAAACGCCTGCGGGCGAAATGGTGCTTAGCCTACGGGGCATCTCCAAGAGTTTTGGTGCTGTTTCGGCTCTGACCGACATTGATCTCGATGTCCATGCGGGCGAGGTCGTTGCCCTCGTCGGCGACAACGGAGCCGGGAAATCAACCTTGGTGAAGACGCTCGCGGGCGTGCATCAACCGACAGCTGGAACGATCACTTTCCGCGGCCAACCCGTTACGATGACAGACCCGAGCGCAGCGCTCAACCTCGGCATCGCCACGGTGTTCCAAGATCTGGCGCTATGCGAGAACCTGGACGTCGTCGCCAACATTTTTCTGGGACGCGAGCTCAAACCGATGCAGCTTGACGAAACGGCGATGGAAGTCAGGTCCTGGACGCTGCTGAACGAACTTTCCGCGCGAATCCCGAGCGTCCGCATTCCAATCGCATCGCTCTCCGGGGGGCAGCGCCAAACCGTTGCAATCGCCAGGTCGCTACTGCTTGAACCGAAACTTATTCTCCTTGACGAACCAACCGCTGCCCTGGGCGTAGCGCAGACTGCCGAAGTACTGAACCTGATCGAAAGAGTACGGGATCGCGGACTCGGCGTCATCATGATCAGCCACAACATGGAAGACGTCCGTGCCGTAGCCGACCGGATCGTCGTCCTGAGGCTCGGTCGCAACAATGGTGTGTTCTATCCGGATGCGACGAACCAAGAACTGGTCGGTGCAATCACCGGCGCAGTCGACAACTCCGTCACGCGAAGGGAAGAGCGACGTCACGCCGAGCAGCAGCTTTCTGAAGGGGGACAACCATGA
- a CDS encoding sugar ABC transporter substrate-binding protein, protein MTRIAIKMTGAAALVAGLLGSVSAFAQSGATVAFLMPDQASTRYEEHDAPGFIAEMKKLCADCKVVYQNADADASRQQQQFNSVVSQGAKVIVLDPVDSTAAASLVKQAQAQGIKVIAYDRPIPDAKADFYVSFNNEGIGKAIADSLVEHLKAKGVAAADGGVLQINGSPTDAAAGLIKKGIHAGLDNSGYEILAEYDTPEWAPPKAQQWTSGQVTRFGKKIVGIVAANDGTGGGAIAALKAAGVDPVPPVTGNDATIAALQLIISGDQYNTISKPSEIVAAAAANAAVKLLAGETPKADVTLYDTPSQLFIPAVVTAENLKAEIIDKNIMKAEQLCVDRYAEGCKKLGIGG, encoded by the coding sequence ATGACGAGAATCGCAATTAAAATGACCGGAGCCGCAGCGCTTGTCGCCGGTCTTCTCGGGAGTGTATCGGCATTTGCCCAGTCAGGTGCTACAGTCGCCTTTCTAATGCCGGATCAAGCCTCGACTAGATATGAGGAGCACGACGCCCCCGGATTCATCGCCGAGATGAAAAAGCTATGCGCTGATTGCAAGGTTGTTTATCAGAACGCCGACGCCGATGCTTCGCGTCAGCAGCAGCAATTTAACTCCGTCGTATCGCAAGGCGCGAAGGTCATTGTGCTCGATCCCGTGGATTCCACAGCGGCCGCATCTCTGGTCAAGCAAGCCCAGGCGCAAGGCATCAAGGTCATTGCTTACGACCGGCCCATTCCGGACGCAAAGGCCGACTTCTACGTTTCGTTCAACAATGAAGGCATCGGGAAAGCGATCGCCGATTCCCTGGTCGAGCATCTGAAGGCAAAGGGGGTGGCTGCTGCGGACGGCGGGGTGCTGCAGATCAACGGCTCTCCGACCGACGCTGCGGCGGGACTGATCAAAAAGGGTATTCATGCCGGTCTGGACAACAGCGGCTATGAAATCCTGGCTGAATACGACACGCCTGAATGGGCTCCGCCAAAGGCGCAGCAATGGACGAGCGGGCAAGTCACACGCTTCGGAAAGAAAATCGTGGGGATTGTCGCGGCGAACGACGGAACCGGCGGTGGGGCGATCGCAGCTTTGAAGGCAGCCGGTGTGGATCCGGTTCCGCCGGTGACCGGCAACGACGCGACGATTGCAGCGCTCCAGCTGATCATCTCGGGGGACCAGTACAACACGATTTCCAAGCCCAGCGAAATCGTCGCGGCTGCAGCAGCCAACGCTGCAGTGAAATTGCTTGCAGGCGAGACGCCAAAGGCTGACGTCACTTTGTACGACACCCCGTCCCAGCTATTCATTCCCGCTGTCGTCACGGCCGAGAACTTGAAAGCGGAGATCATCGACAAGAACATCATGAAAGCCGAGCAGCTTTGCGTCGATCGCTATGCCGAGGGATGCAAAAAATTGGGCATTGGTGGATGA
- a CDS encoding AraC family transcriptional regulator — MNPDLEVVQIGRGESFKAWEHGYPFHTVRWHFHPEYEIHHVVATSGRYFVGDFIGEFEPGNLVLTGPNLPHNWVSNIPVGTCIPLRGRVVQFNEAFITDATNVFPELAACLPMLELSRRGALFSAATASAIGPMLKELVAAKGLRRIELFIGVLNAMSSATETRSLASSRYMPDPSGFMSAGVNQALSYINCHLTEPFSEGDLAGLTGQSASAFSRSFRRHTGMALVQYVNRLRINFACHLLMSEPAMTITDICFAAGFNNISNFNRHFLAQKGMAPSRFKTLLAQNVRAVEAA, encoded by the coding sequence GTGAATCCAGATTTGGAAGTAGTCCAGATCGGCCGCGGCGAGTCGTTCAAGGCCTGGGAGCACGGCTATCCCTTCCACACCGTACGCTGGCACTTTCATCCAGAATACGAAATACATCATGTCGTCGCGACAAGCGGGCGATATTTCGTAGGCGACTTCATCGGTGAGTTCGAACCGGGCAATCTGGTTCTCACCGGCCCCAATTTGCCGCATAACTGGGTGAGCAACATTCCTGTCGGCACCTGCATACCTTTGCGGGGCAGAGTGGTGCAATTCAACGAAGCGTTCATAACGGACGCCACCAACGTCTTTCCCGAGCTAGCGGCGTGCCTGCCCATGTTGGAGCTCAGTCGGCGCGGAGCGCTGTTTTCTGCAGCGACGGCGAGCGCAATCGGACCAATGCTGAAGGAACTTGTAGCAGCCAAAGGCTTGCGGCGCATCGAACTCTTTATCGGGGTGTTGAATGCGATGAGTTCCGCGACGGAAACGCGTTCGCTGGCAAGTTCGCGATACATGCCCGATCCGTCTGGATTCATGTCGGCTGGCGTCAACCAGGCTCTTTCCTACATCAACTGCCACTTAACTGAACCCTTCAGCGAAGGGGATCTCGCTGGCCTGACCGGACAAAGCGCCAGTGCTTTTTCTCGCAGTTTCCGCCGCCACACGGGTATGGCGCTGGTCCAGTACGTCAACCGCCTGCGGATTAATTTCGCGTGCCATCTGCTGATGAGCGAGCCCGCGATGACCATCACCGACATTTGTTTCGCGGCTGGCTTCAACAATATTTCCAACTTCAATCGCCATTTTTTGGCGCAAAAGGGCATGGCCCCTTCGCGCTTTAAAACATTATTGGCACAGAACGTCAGAGCGGTGGAGGCCGCATAA
- a CDS encoding type II toxin-antitoxin system VapC family toxin: MFRTCEVDAELCRIIEDDLLLCHPAVIGELALGSLRDRGSVIAFLAAQRAAVIATHDEVMTMIDRHSLFSIGIGYTDAHLLASVLLDQRATLWTKDKRLRAAAEKAGASPHLPVNRPN, from the coding sequence CTGTTTCGCACATGCGAAGTTGATGCGGAGCTGTGCAGGATTATTGAAGACGACCTCCTACTTTGCCACCCAGCCGTGATCGGTGAGCTGGCGCTTGGCAGCCTTAGGGATCGCGGCAGCGTGATCGCTTTTCTGGCGGCGCAGCGCGCGGCGGTCATCGCCACGCACGACGAAGTCATGACTATGATCGATCGCCACAGTCTTTTCAGCATCGGCATTGGCTACACCGATGCTCACTTGCTGGCATCCGTCCTTCTCGATCAGCGAGCGACCTTATGGACCAAAGACAAGCGCCTAAGAGCAGCGGCCGAAAAGGCAGGCGCTTCACCGCACCTACCCGTAAATCGTCCCAACTAA
- a CDS encoding branched-chain amino acid ABC transporter substrate-binding protein has translation MRVILFFGVAFAAMLNFCSLANADILIGIGAPFTGDYGAYGVQIQKGAEAAADEINASGGINGEKILFSVGDDAYDPAQGMAVANKFVSSGVKFVIGHVNSGVSIYTSDVYARNGILMVSPASTNPTFTDRPKPLWNTFRTCGRDDRQGNVAAAYIAEKFKDAKIAIVDDKTPYGRGLANATAKTLKAKGVKVAFRQNIDYRSEEFSPLVARVRKAGVTLLYWGGLDKQAGQIMRQLAENDLQVQFVSGDGIITNRLASIAGDAVAGTLNTFAPQPANNPAHKYLVEKFRAAGIEPVEYAFNAYAAVQSIAAAATAAKSTDPKMVAKAMKEKGPFKTVLGDISYDKKGDSTLPGYVMYKWAKAADGSYSYYPQ, from the coding sequence ATGAGAGTGATACTCTTTTTCGGCGTAGCATTTGCCGCAATGCTCAACTTCTGCAGTCTTGCAAACGCAGACATATTGATTGGAATAGGAGCGCCTTTCACCGGCGATTATGGTGCCTACGGGGTTCAGATTCAGAAGGGCGCCGAGGCCGCTGCTGATGAGATCAACGCGTCCGGTGGCATCAACGGCGAGAAGATCTTATTTTCAGTTGGTGACGATGCGTATGATCCGGCGCAGGGCATGGCTGTTGCCAACAAGTTTGTCTCGAGCGGCGTCAAGTTCGTCATCGGCCACGTCAACTCTGGCGTGTCAATCTATACGTCGGACGTCTATGCTCGAAACGGCATCCTAATGGTGTCCCCTGCTTCGACAAATCCAACTTTCACCGATAGACCCAAACCCCTTTGGAACACGTTCCGAACCTGTGGGCGGGATGACCGGCAGGGGAATGTCGCAGCAGCCTACATTGCCGAAAAATTCAAGGATGCGAAAATTGCGATCGTTGATGACAAGACGCCATATGGCCGCGGCCTCGCTAATGCAACTGCGAAAACTCTCAAGGCCAAAGGCGTCAAAGTAGCATTCCGCCAAAACATTGATTATCGCAGCGAGGAGTTTTCGCCATTGGTTGCGAGGGTGCGAAAGGCCGGGGTTACGTTGCTGTACTGGGGCGGGCTCGACAAACAGGCGGGGCAGATAATGCGCCAGCTTGCCGAGAATGACCTCCAAGTCCAGTTCGTTTCCGGAGATGGGATAATCACAAACAGACTCGCCTCGATTGCCGGCGACGCTGTTGCTGGGACATTAAACACGTTCGCGCCTCAACCGGCAAACAATCCGGCGCATAAGTACCTTGTCGAGAAGTTTCGTGCGGCGGGTATCGAACCGGTTGAGTACGCATTCAATGCCTATGCGGCCGTCCAAAGTATCGCCGCCGCGGCCACCGCTGCAAAATCAACCGACCCGAAAATGGTGGCCAAGGCAATGAAGGAGAAAGGACCGTTCAAAACGGTTCTCGGTGATATCTCGTACGACAAGAAGGGCGACTCCACTCTCCCGGGCTATGTCATGTACAAATGGGCGAAGGCAGCAGATGGCTCATACAGCTACTACCCACAATGA
- a CDS encoding tetratricopeptide repeat protein has translation MGEASTADEIIDYKSKYPSLHRKPRRTRWVIAGVLAACLVGYLLFFNSLTRGHQALLAKNYPEALRLLEPLAKGGMAPAQTLLGIMYDRGEGVREDKTLAADYYQKAAEQGYVIAQVNLGVLYSNGTGVPRDDKLAADLYRKAAIQGSPEGQRNLAYMYEVGLGVAQYQDLAIYWYRKAAEQGFGPAQASLGMFYLEGRGIPKDDKAAFEWLNKAAIQEVASAQTTVGYLYLMGQGVKQDNALALNWFKKAAASGDAVGQRNLGLMYFHGRGITQSNSLAAEWMKKAADNNDDVAQKLLEQMAGAGMLHAQAMPGDVAARLRSPPPST, from the coding sequence TTGGGTGAAGCATCGACTGCAGACGAAATAATAGATTACAAGTCCAAATATCCTTCATTACATCGAAAGCCAAGACGGACCCGTTGGGTCATTGCCGGAGTGCTTGCAGCATGTCTGGTTGGTTACCTACTGTTTTTCAACTCGCTCACGAGGGGTCATCAGGCGTTGTTGGCGAAAAACTACCCAGAGGCTCTTAGATTGCTGGAGCCCTTGGCCAAGGGAGGAATGGCACCCGCCCAGACACTGCTTGGAATAATGTATGACAGAGGCGAGGGCGTTCGAGAGGACAAAACTTTGGCCGCTGATTATTATCAAAAGGCTGCCGAACAGGGCTATGTTATAGCGCAGGTCAATCTTGGTGTCCTGTACAGCAATGGCACCGGCGTACCAAGAGATGATAAGTTGGCGGCTGACTTGTATCGCAAAGCCGCGATCCAGGGCAGCCCCGAGGGGCAACGGAACCTTGCTTATATGTATGAGGTCGGCTTGGGCGTGGCCCAGTACCAGGACCTCGCAATATACTGGTATCGCAAAGCTGCCGAACAGGGATTTGGTCCAGCTCAGGCGAGTCTCGGCATGTTCTATCTGGAAGGTAGAGGCATTCCCAAGGACGATAAGGCAGCGTTTGAGTGGCTTAACAAGGCAGCCATCCAAGAGGTTGCGTCTGCTCAAACAACAGTCGGCTATCTTTACCTCATGGGGCAGGGCGTGAAGCAGGATAATGCATTGGCTTTAAACTGGTTCAAAAAAGCAGCCGCCTCTGGTGATGCGGTGGGCCAACGCAACCTCGGCCTGATGTATTTTCATGGGAGGGGTATAACGCAGAGCAACAGTCTGGCCGCCGAATGGATGAAAAAAGCCGCCGACAACAACGATGACGTAGCGCAAAAATTGTTGGAACAAATGGCCGGAGCGGGCATGTTGCACGCCCAAGCAATGCCTGGTGATGTAGCGGCGAGGTTGAGATCGCCACCTCCCTCTACGTAA